Proteins from one Pseudoliparis swirei isolate HS2019 ecotype Mariana Trench chromosome 22, NWPU_hadal_v1, whole genome shotgun sequence genomic window:
- the LOC130212810 gene encoding apolipoprotein A-I-like, with the protein MRVFVVLAVAVLSGCHANFFIADAPKPQLEVLTDAFWDYIAKATETADDTLQMIRKSQFGQEINLRLADSTDIASKYAVTLQEQLSPAAQDLMTKITAEADELRNVLTQELSTVREKLEPYTEEMKIQIQQRVEQLKQELAPYAESVDSEALRAMLMQKSEELKTNLEQSMKDLQAQLVPYTDDLKLKVDQHLQNFKESVAPMAEKVQVELTQRANVVKQMVAPYAEDMRQNLDPYAHDLQAQLMSLYESFVERI; encoded by the exons ATGAGGGTGTTTGTTGTACTAGCTGTTGCGGTGCTGTCTG GCTGTCATGCCAACTTCTTCATTGCCGATGCACCCAAGCCACAGCTGGAAGTGCTAACAGATGCTTTCTGGGACTACATTGCCAAGGCCACCGAAACAGCTGATGACACCCTCCAGATGATCAGGAAATCCCAGTTTGGACAGGAAATCAA TCTCCGCCTGGCAGACAGCACTGACATAGCCAGCAAGTATGCAGTCACCCTGCAGGAGCAGCTTTCCCCTGCAGCCCAGGACCTGATGACCAAGATCACAGCGGAGGCCGATGAGCTGAGAAATGTGCTGACTCAGGAGCTGAGCACCGTCCGGGAAAAGCTGGAGCCCTACACCGAGGAGATGAAGATCCAGATCCAGCAGAGGGTGGAGCAGCTGAAACAGGAGCTGGCCCCCTACGCCGAGTCCGTGGACTCCGAGGCCCTGAGGGCCATGCTGATGCAgaagagtgaggagctgaagaCCAACTTGGAGCAGAGTATGAAGGATCTGCAGGCTCAGCTGGTGCCTTACACCGATGACCTGAAGTTGAAGGTGGACCAGCACCTGCAGAACTTCAAGGAGAGTGTGGCGCCCATGGCTGAGAAGGTCCAGGTTGAGCTGACCCAGAGAGCTAATGTGGTGAAACAGATGGTAGCCCCCTATGCTGAGGACATGAGGCAAAATCTGGACCCCTACGCTCATGACCTCCAGGCCCAGCTCATGAGCCTCTATGAATCTTTTGTCGAAAGAATCTAA
- the LOC130212811 gene encoding apolipoprotein A-I-like: MKVLAVLVLAVVSACQANVFYADAPKPQLDVLTDAFWDYVAHATKTADDTIAMIRKSQFGQDVSARLTESTDVVSKYAVTLQEQLPPAAQDLITKVTTEAEVLRERVNHELSTVQEKLEPYTEDMKIQIQQRVEQLKQELAPYAEFVDTEILRIMLIQKSEQLKTNLEQIMKDLQAQVGPYTDDLKLKVDQHLQKFKESVVQVELTQRAQQVKELAAPYVDELRERLDPYAQDLKAQLTSLYESFVAKAL; this comes from the exons ATGAAGGTCCTTGCTGTGCTCGTCCTCGCCGTTGTCAGTG CCTGCCAGGCCAACGTCTTCTATGCTGATGCACCCAAGCCACAGCTGGATGTGCTGACTGATGCCTTCTGGGACTACGTTGCCCATGCCACCAAGACAGCTGACGACACCATTGCCATGATCAGGAAGTCTCAGTTTGGACAGGATGTCAG CGCCCGTCTGACCGAGAGCACCGATGTGGTCAGCAAGTATGCAGTCACCCTCCAGGAGCAGCTCCCCCCTGCAGCCCAGGACCTGATCACCAAGGTTACCACCGAGGCCGAAGTGCTGAGAGAGCGTGTGAACCACGAGCTGAGCACCGTCCAGGAAAAGCTGGAGCCCTACACCGAGGACATGAAGATCCAGATCCAGCAGAGGGTGGAGCAGCTGAAACAGGAGCTGGCCCCCTACGCCGAGTTCGTGGACACCGAGATCCTGAGGATCATGCTGATACAGAAGAGTGAGCAGCTGAAGACCAACTTGGAGCAGATTATGAAGGATCTGCAGGCTCAGGTGGGGCCTTACACCGATGACCTGAAGTTGAAGGTGGACCAGCACCTGCAGAAATTCAAGGAGAGTGTGGTCCAGGTTGAGCTGACCCAGAGAGCCCAACAGGTGAAAGAATTGGCTGCCCCATACGTTGATGAGCTGAGGGAAAGGCTGGACCCCTATGCCCAGGACCTGAAGGCCCAGCTCACCTCCCTCTATGAGTCTTTTGTTGCCAAAGCCCTCTAA
- the tomm40 gene encoding mitochondrial import receptor subunit TOM40 homolog, translated as MGSALAAASPGPAPAAAGGSQGVQGLASVPPGFTLPPLSSGLPASGSGQQMADADPPLPNPGTYEECHRKCKELFPPQMEGVRLVVNKGLSNHFQVSHTVTLSTLGDSGYRFGSTYVGTKQTGPAESFPVIVGDMDNTGSLNSQIIHQLASAVRTKIAIQTQQHKFVNWQCDMEWRGEDFTAAVTLGNPDVLVGSGILVGHYLQSITPALALGGEVVYHRRPGEEGVVTSLLGRYTGDNFVATLTLGGTGAHATYYHRANDQLQIGVEFEASTKMQDTQTSLAYQLDVPKANLVFKGTVDSNWVIGATLEKKLLPLPLTLALGAFLNHRKNNFQCGFGVTIG; from the exons ATGGGCAGTGCGTTGGCTGCCGCCTCCCCCGGTCCTGCCCCAGCAGCGGCTGGAGGTAGTCAAGGGGTCCAAGGGTTGGCGTCCGTCCCTCCAGGCTTCACGTTGCCCCCACTGTCCTCCGGCCTTCCGGCGTCTGGATCCGGCCAGCAGATGGCTGATGCAGACCCCCCACTTCCCAACCCAGGCACATACGAGGAGTGCCACCGTAAATGTAAAG AGCTGTTCCCGCCGCAAATGGAAGGTGTGCGGTTAGTGGTCAACAAGGGGTTAAGTAACCACTTCCAGGTCAGCCATACTGTTACCCTCAGTACCCTTGGTGATTCTGGTTATCGATTTGGTTCCACCTACGTAGGCACGAAACAGACTGGACCAGCAGAG TCGTTTCCAGTCATTGTTGGAGATATGGACAATACTGGCAGTCTGAATTCCCAGATCATCCACCAGCTTGCGTCTGCTGTGCGCACAAAAATAGCCATCCAG actcAGCAGCATAAGTTTGTCAACTGGCAGTGTGACATGGAGTGGCGTGGGGAAGACTTCACCGCCGCTGTGACGCTCGGGAATCCAGACGTACTTGTTGGATCTG GCATTTTGGTGGGCCACTATCTCCAGTCTATCACACCGGCTCTGGCTCTCGGTGGTGAGGTCGTGTACCACAGGAGACCGGGGGAGGAAGGAGTGGTCACCTCCCTTTTGGGCAGATACACAG GGGACAATTTCGTTGCAACATTGACTTTGGGCGGGACGGGAGCTCACGCGACCTACTATCACCGAGCCAATGATCAG TTGCAGATAGGAGTTGAATTTGAAGCCAGCACAAAGATGCAAGACACCCAAACATCCTTGGCTTACCAGTTGGACGTTCCCAAAGCTAACTTGGTCTTTAAAG GCACAGTTGACAGTAACTGGGTCATTGGGGCGACGCTTGAAAAGAAACTGCTGCCGCTGCCTCTCACGCTGGCCCTCGGGGCTTTCCTCAACCACCGCAAGAACAACTTCCAGTGTGGCTTCGGCGTCACCATTGGCTAG